In the Cellulomonas sp. C5510 genome, GGTGCTGGCCGCCCTGCGGTCGATCGCGGACAAGAACACCGTCCTGACGCAGATGATCGGGCTCGGCTACCACGACACGGTGACGCCGCCCGTGATCCGCCGGAACGTGCTGGAGTCCCCCGCCTGGTACACCGCGTACACGCCGTACCAGCCGGAGATCTCCCAGGGCCGGCTGGAGGCGCTGCTGAACTTCCAGACGGTCGTCTCGGACCTCACCGCGCTTCCCGTCGCGAACGCGTCGCTGCTGGACGAGGCGACGGCGGTGGCCGAGGCCGTCGCGCTCATGCACCGCGCGGCGAAGGGCCGCGCGGGCGTCGTCCTCCTGGACGCCGACTGCCTGCCGCAGACGCTCGCCGTGACGCTGGGCCGGGCACAGGCCGCCGGGCTGGCGGTGCGGGTCGCCGACCTGACCGCGGGCCTGCCGGACCTGGGCGACGAGGCGCTGGTCGGCCTGGTGCTGCAGGCCCCGGGCGCGTCGGGCGCCGTGCGCGACCTCGCCCCGCTGGTCGCCGCCGCCAAGGACGCGGGCGCGCTCGTGACCGTCGCCGCGGACCTGCTGTCCCTGACCCTGCTGACGCCGCCCGGGGAGCTCGGCGCGGACATCGCGGTCGGGTCGGCGCAGCGGTTCGGCGTCCCGCTGTTCTACGGCGGGCCGCACGCGGCGTACATGGCCGTGCGCACCGGCCTGGAGCGGTCGCTGCCGGGCCGCCTGGTCGGGGTGTCGGTCGACGCGGACGGCGCACCGGCGTACCGGCTCGCGCTGCAGACCCGTGAGCAGCACATCCGCCGCGAGAAGGCGACGAGCAACATCTGCACCGCGCAGGCGCTGCTGGCGATCGTCGCGTCGATGTACGCCGTCCACCACGGCCCCGACGGGCTGCGGGAGATCGCGGAGCGGGTGCACGCACGCGCCGCGTCGCTGGCCGCGGGCCTGCGCGCCGGCGGGGTCGAGGTGGAGCACGCCGCGTTCTTCGACACGGTGCGCGCCGTCGTCCCGGGCCGCGCCCGCGCGGTCGTCGCGGCGGCCGCCGCCCGCGGCATCAACGTCTGGGCGGCCGACGACGACCATGTGCAGGTGGCCTGCGACGAGGTGACGACCGAGCGGCAAGTCGCGCAGGTGCTCGCGGCGTTCGCCGACGCGGGCCCGCTCGCCCCCGGCACCCCCGCGGCCCCCGACGCGGACCCCGCGATCCCCGGCGCGCTCCGCCGCACCTCCGCGTACCTGACGCACCCGGTGTTCCACCGGTACCGCTCGGAGACCGCGATGCTCCGGTACCTGCGCGCGCTGTCCGACAAGGACCTGGCCCTGGACCGGACGATGATCCCGCTGGGCTCCTGCACGATGAAGCTCAACGCGACGGTCGAGATGGAGGCCATCTCCTGGCCCGGGTTCGCGGGCCTGCACCCGTTCGTCCCGGCCGAGCAGGCCGCCGGCTACGCGGAGCTCATCGGGGACCTGGCCGGCTGGCTCGCGGAGATCACCGGGTACGCGGCGGTCTCGGTGCAGCCGAACGCCGGGTCGCAGGGGGAGTTCGCCGGGCTGCTGGCCATCCGCGGGTACCACGAGGGCCGGCGCGGCGAGGCGCTGGCCGCCGGGGCCGCGCCGGAGGACGTCCCGGTCCGCGACGTCTGCCTCATCCCGGCGTCGGCGCACGGCACGAACGCCGCCTCCGCCGCGCTGGCCGGCATGCGCGTGGTCGTGGTGGCGACCGCCGAGGACGGCTCGGTGCAGCTCGACGACCTGCGGGCGAAGCTCGAGCAGCACGGGCCGCGCGTCGCCGCGATCATGATCACGTACCCCTCGACGCACGGCGTGTACGAGGAGGACGTGCGCGAGGTCTGCGACCTGGTGCACGAGGCCGGCGGCCAGGTCTACATCGACGGGGCGAACCTCAACGCGCTCGTCGGGCTGGCCCGGCCGGGCGAGTTCGGCGGCGACGTCTCGCACCTCAACCTGCACAAGACGTTCTGCATCCCGCACGGCGGCGGCGGCCCGGGCGTCGGCCCGATCGGCGTCGCGGCGCACCTGGTGCCGTACCTCCCGGCCACCGACGTGGTGCTGGGGGAGGGCGCGGCGCTCGCGGGCGGGTCGGCGCCCGCGGTGTCGGCCGCCCCGTTCGGGTCGGCGGGCATCCTGCCGATCTCGTGGGCGTACGTCGCGCTGATGGGCGGCGACGGCCTGCGCCGGGCGACCGAGACCGCGGTGCTGTCCGCGAACTACCTCGCCTCGCGCCTCGCCCCGCACTTCCCCGTCCTGTACACGGGGCCGGCCGGGCTGGTCGCCCACGAGTGCATCCTCGACCTGCGCGGCATCACGAAGCAGACCGGTGTGACCGCCGAGGACGTCGCCAAGCGGCTGATGGACTACGGGTTCCACGCCCCCACGCTGTCGTTCCCGGTCGCGGGGACCCTCATGGTCGAGCCCACCGAGAGCGAGGACCTGGCCGAGCTCGACCGGTTCGTCGACGCCCTGGTCGCGATCCGCGGGGAGATCGACGCGGTGGCCGCGGGGCGCTGGCCGGTGGCGGACTCCCCGCTGCGGAACGCGCCGCACACCGCCGCGGCCGTCACCGCCGACGCGTGGGAGCACCCGTACGGCCGCGAGCTCGCCGCCTACCCGGTCGCGAGCCTGCGCGCCGGCAAGTACTGGCCGCCGGTCCGGCGGATCGACGGCGCCCACGGGGACCGCAACCTCGTGTGCTCCTGCCCGCCCGTCGAGGCCTACGCCGAGGGAGAGACCCTGTGACCGACCCGACCACCCCGCCCGTCGTGCCGGACCTGCCCGTGGTGGAGGCCCCGGCCACGGACGCCGCCGGCGACACGGTCCTGTCGCCGCTGCACGCGGAGCACGAGGCGCTCGGCGCGACCATGACGCCCTTCGCCGGCTGGATGATGCCGCTGCGGTACGCCGGTGACCTCGCCGAGCACCAGGCGGTGCGTACCGCGGCGGGGCTGTTCGACCTGTCGCACATGGGCGAGCTCCACGTCGACGGCCCGGGCGCGGGTGCCGGCCTGGACCGCGCACTCGTCGGGAACATCTCCGGGCTCGCGGTCGGCCGGGCGCGCTACACGATGATCACGGCGGAGGACGGCGGCATCCTCGACGACCTCATCGTCTACCGGCTCGCGGACGAGTCGTTCCTCGTCGTCGCGAACGCCGCCAACGTCGCCGTCGTGCGCGACGAGCTCGCCGGACGGCTCACCGGCGCGGACGCGTCGCTGACCGACCGCACCCTCGAGACCGCGCTGGTCGCGGTGCAGGGTCCGCGCGCGGCCGAGATCGTCACCGGGCTCGTCGCGGACCCGGACGAGGCTGCAGCCGTGCGCGACGTCCGGTACTACGCCGCCGTGCGGGCGACGGTCGACGGCGTGCCCGCGCTCGTCGCGCGCACCGGGTACACCGGCGAGGACGGCTTCGAGCTGTTCGTCCCGGCGGACGCGGCGCCCGGCCTGTGGCGGGACCTGCTCGAGGCGGGGCGCCCCGTCGGCCTGGTGCCCGCCGGCCTCTCGGCCCGCGACAGTCTGCGGCTCGAGGCCGGCATGCCCCTGTACGGCAACGAGCTGGACCGCACGACGACCCCGCACGACGCCGGGCTGGGGCGGGTCGTGCGCCTCGACAAGACGACCCCGGACGGCGAGCCGCTGCCGTTCGTCGGGCGCGAGGCGCTCGCCGCCCGCGCCCACGCGACGCCGTCCCGGGTGCTCGTCGGGCTGATTGGCCTCGGTCGCCGCGCCGCCCGCCACGGCCACGAGGTCCTCACCGGCACCGACCCGGGCGCCGCGACGGTCGGCCGGGTGACGTCCGGCGCACCGTCGCCGACCCTCGGCACGCCCATCGCGATGGCGTACGTCACCCCGGAGGTCTCGGCCCCCGGAACCGAGCTGGCGGTCGACGTCCGCGGGCGCCGCGAGCCCGTCCGGGTGGTCGAGCTGCCGTTCTACCGTCGCTCCTGACCACATCCGCCGGAGCACCTCCGGCCCCCGCACGTCCCGCACCGTCCCCGACACCCGACCCGGAGAGCACCCATGAGCGACGTCCCCGCGACCCTGCAGTACACCGCCGAGCACGAGTGGATCGACGGCGAGGCCCCGGCCACGGTCGGCATCACGAAGAACGCCGCGGACGCGCTCGGCGACATCGTGTACCTGGAGCTGCCGACGGTCGGCAGCGAGATCGCGGCCGGCGCCGTCGTGGGCGAGGTCGAGTCCACCAAGTCGGTGTCGGAGCTGTTCTCCCCCGTGTCCGGGACCGTGGTCGAGGTGAACCAGGCGGCGGTGGACGAGCCCTCGGTCGTCAACGCCGACCCGTACGGTGAGGGGTGGCTGTTCCGGGTGGACGTCACGGGCACCGGGGCGCTGCTGTCGGCCGAGGAGTACGCCGCCTCGATCACGGACTGAGACGGGGCCAGGAGGGGCGCTAGGCCGTTCGGGTGGTTCTGGTCCGACCGGGTGGGAATCGTTTCCCGGCCGAGTGACCTGGGACTTCGGTCCTATCACATGACCCGTTCGTACGTACATCGCCGACGCGCCGGGCCGTCGGGTGAGAACCGAACTGCGATCGCGACCGCCACACTTGCCGATCAACCGGGAGTCGGCAGCCGGGAACCCCCAGCAGCCGGTACTCGTCCCTCACCCGGAGGTCATCATGGCCACTCTCGAGCTCGCCCCCACCACGGCGATCAGCATCCTCGGCGAGCCGCTCACCACCCGTGAGCGCGTCGTCCTCGCGGAGCTCAGCGAGGACGTGACCCTCGAGGACATCGCGCGCCGCCTCTTCGTCACCCGGAACACCGTGAAGTCCCAGGTGCGGTCGGTCTACCGCAAGATCGGCGTCTCCACGCGCGCCGAGGCGGTGGCCTGGGCGCACGCCGCCGGCATCCGCTGACCTCCGCGCCGCGCCGGGCCGGGTCAGGCGCCCGCCCGGCGGCGGGCCTCCCGGAGCACGTGCTCGGCGAGGTCCCGCGCCGCGGTCGACGGCCGCCGGGAGCGTGCCCACACGACGCGCAGGGTCCGTCGTAGGTCGACCCCCTCGACGGGCACGACCCTCAGGTCGCCGCGCGCGATCTCGTCGGCGACGGTCAGCCGGGACAGCACCGCGGCGGGGCCGCCACCTCGGACGACGTTCTTCACCGCGGACGTCGACCCGAGCTGGGCGGGCGACCCGGCGAGCGCGTGCCCCGAGGCGGCCAGCGCCCGCTCCAGCACGGCGCGGGTCCCGGAGCCCGCCTCCCGCACCGCCAGCGGCGCGGACGCGAGCTCCTCCGCGGTGAGCGGCCGACGTCGGCGCGCCCAGGGGTGCCCGGGTGCCACGACGACGACCAGCTCGTCCTCGCCCAGCGCCCGCGCCTCCAGGCCGTCCTCGACGTCCGGCCCCTCCACGAACCCGAGGTCCGCGCGGCCGTGCAGCACCGCGTCCATGACGTCCCTCGAGTTGGCCACGACGAGGTCGACGACGGGCGATCCCGCGGGCCGGGACGCCAGCCAGCCGGGCACCAGGTACTCCGCGACGCTCAGGCTCGCCGCCACCCGCACGCGACCCTGCTGCGCGGTCCGCAGGGCCACCACCTCGCGCTCGAGGGCGTCCGAGGCGGCGAGCACGTCGCGGGCGCGCGCGAGCAGCGCGACCCCCGCGGGCGTCAGCCGGGTGCCGGACGCGGAGCGGGTGAGCAGCGTCAGGCCCGTCTGCCGCTCCAGGCGGCGCAGTCCCGTGCTGACGGACGGCTGGGCGAGGCCCAGGGCGCGGGCGGCGGCCGAGAGGGAGCCGTGCGCGTCGACCGCGTCGAGCAGCTCGAGCGCGCCCAGCGGCGCACGGCGACCCGCAGCCGGAGCATCATCCATAGCCTCAGGCTAGAGGGTGCGAGCGAGCTCGACGTTCCGCGGGACGGCCCGGGGTCGGATCGTGGAGGCGTGACCCGACCGCAGCCCACCGACCGCCCCGCGCTCGCCGATCCCCGGGCCGCCGCGTCCCCGGCGACGACCGGGGGCCCGCCCGCCTCGTCCCTCGCCGCCGCACGCCGCCTGGCGCCGGGGATCGCCGCGGCGGTGGCCGTCGCCGCGCTCTGCGTCGGCCTGACCACGGTCGTCCCCGTGCTGCCGGGCCTGCTCGTCGCGATCGCCCTCGGCGCCGTCGCCCGTTCGGCGGGTGCCGTCCCGGCATCCCTCGAGCCCGGGCTCGCCTGGACGAGCCGCCGCCTCCTGCGGGCCGGCGTGGTCCTGCTCGGCCTCCAGCTGTCCCTGGGCGATCTGCTGGGCCTCGGCGCCCGCGAGGTCGCGGTCCTGCTCGTCACCGTCGCGGCGACCTTCTCCGCGACGCTGTGGCTCGGCCCGCGCCTCGGCGTCGGCCGCGCCCTGACCCTGCTGGTGGCGACCGGCTTCTCGATCTGCGGTGCCGCTGCCGTCGCGGGCATGAGCCCCGTCGCCGATGCCGACGAGGAGGACGTCGCGACCGCCGTCGCCCTGGTCACCGTGTACGGGAGCCTCGCGATCGTCGCGCTGCCGCTGCTCGCGGGCGTGCTGGGGCTGACCGACCGCACCGCAGGGCTCTGGGCCGGGATGTCCGTGCACGAGGTCGCCCAGGTCGTCGCCGCCGCGGGCACCGTGTCCGCCGCCGCGCTCGCGGTCGCCGTGGTCGCGAAGCTCGCGCGCGTCCTGCTGCTCGCGCCGCTCGTCGCCGGTGTCGGCGTCGTCCGCCGCCGTGCCGGGGGTGCCGTCGCGGGACCCGGCCGTCGCGCGCCGCTCGTCCCGCTGTTCGTCGCGGGGTTCGTCGTGGCCGTGCTGGTGCGGTCCGCCGGCCTCGTCCCCGACGCGGTCCTGCCGGCGGTGAAGCCCGTGACGACCCTCGCGCTCGGCGCCGCGATGACCGCCCTCGGCACGCAGATCCACGTCGGGCGCCTGGTCCGCACCGGCGGACGGCCCCTCGCGCTCGGCGCGGCGTCGACCGTCGTCGCCGCTGCCGTCAGCCTCGGCGGCCTGCTGCTGGTGGGGTGATCGGGGGCACCTCCGGCTCGCGGAGGGCAGCCGCGGCTCCGACCACGTCCGTGCCACCGCGGGTCCGTCGACCCGGGCCTGGCAGGATCGGCGCATGACCCCGCCCGTGCTCGTCGTCGCCGCGGCGCTCGTCGACGACCTCGACGACCCGCGCGCGCTGCTGGCCGCCCGGCGCCGGTCGCCCGTGAGCCTGGCGGGGCGCTGGGAGTTCCCGGGCGGCAAGGTGGAGCCGGGCGAGGAGCCCGAGGCGGCGCTGCACCGGGAGCTGCGCGAGGAGCTCGGCGTGACGGTCGAGCTGGGGACGGAGCTGGCCGGGCCGGACGAGGGGTGCTGGCGGCTGACCGACCGGTACACGATGCGGCTGTGGCTGGCACGGGTCGACGCGGGCGAGCCGGAGCCGCTGGTGGAGCACGACGAGCTCCGGTGGCTGCGCCGCGGGGAGTGGCTGACGGTGCCGTGGCTGGACGCCGACGTGCGGATCGTGTCTGCGCTGGCGGCGGCCACCGAGGGGGCCGGTCGCCTCCCGACCGTGCCCTGACCTGGGAGTTCATCTGTTGGCGAACGAGCCGCGACAGGGTTAGCACTCCCGGTGCCCGAGTGCTAGAACAGGAGCTGTAGCCCCTTCCGGCGGGTGTGCCCGCCGGAGCAGCGCGATGGCCCCGGACCGGCCGGGGCCCGTCGGAGACGAGGAGGTGACGGGCTGTGGCTACGCGATTCGACCCGTTCCAGGAGATGGACCGGCTCATGGGCCAGGTGCTCGGCTCGCAGCGCGCGGCGGCGTCGATGCCGATGGACCTGTACCGCGCCGGTGACCACTACGTCCTGCACGTCGACCTGCCGGGCGCCGACCCGGGCTCGATCGACGTGAGCGTGGACGACCGCACCCTGACCATCCGCGCGCAGCGCACGGCACGCACGGAGGACGGCGTGCAGTGGCTCGCCAAGGAGCGCCCGGTCGGCACCTACGCCCGCCAGCTGACGGTCGGCCGCGGGCTCGACCTGGACGCCATCCACGCGTCGTACGCCGACGGCGTCCTGACGCTGACCATCCCGGTGGCCGAGGAGGCCAAGCCGCGGCGCATCGAGGTCCGGACCGGTGAGACACCGGCGACCATCGAGGCCACGGCCGACGCCCAGCACGCGGACGCCTGACGCCCGCACACCGGCGCCCCGGTCCCGTCACGGGACCGGGGCGCCGTGCTGCGGGGGCGCCCGCGGATCAGGCCGTCGTCGGCACGGACAGCGCGGCGCGCACAGCGCGGGTGGCCGCCAGCACGTGCTCGAGCGACGGCGTGACCTCGGCGTAGCCCCGGGTCTTGAGGCCGCAGTCGGGGTTCACCCAGAGCTGCGCGGGGTCGATCGCCCGGACCGCCTCGGTGAGCAGCTCGGTGACCTCGGCCTCGCTCGGCACCCGCGGGGAGTGGATGTCCCAGACGCCCGGGCCGATCCCGCGGGGGTAGCCCTCCGCGGCGATGTCCCCGAGGATCTCCATCTTCGAGCGCGCGGCCTCGATGGACGTGACGTCCGCGTCGAGCCCGTCGATCGCCCCGATGACCTCGCCGAACTCCGAGTAGCACAGGTGGGTGTGGATCTGGGTGTCCGGGCGGACGCCCGACGTGGCGAGGCGGAACGACCGCACCGACCAGTCGAGGTACGCCGCGTGGTCCGCCGCCCGCAGGGGGAGCAGCTCCCGCAGCGCCGGCTCGTCGACCTGCACGACCGCGGTGCCGGCGGCCTCCAGGTCGGCGATCTCGTCCCGCAGCGCCAGCGCCACCTGGTTCGCAGTGTCGGCCAGCGGCTGGTCGTCCCGCACGAACGACCACGCGAGGATCGTGACCGGCCCGGTGAGCATGCCCTTGACCGGCTTCGCGGTCAGGGACTGCGCGTACGTCGTCCACGGCACCGTGATGGGCGCCGGGCGGGCGACGTCGCCCCACAGGACGGACGGGCGCGTGCAGCGGGAGCCGTACGACTGCACCCAGCCGTTCTGCGTGACGGCGAACCCGTCGAGGTTCTCGGCGAAGTACTGCACCATGTCGTTCCGCTCGGCCTCGCCGTGCACGAGGACGTCCAGGCCGATCTGCTCCTGGAGCTCGACGACGTGGCGGATCTCCGCCCGCATGGCGTCCTCGTACTGCGCGGCCGTCAGCTCCCCGCGGGCGGACGCGGCGCGCGCCACCCGGATCTCCGGCGTCTGCGGGAACGAGCCGATGGTGGTCGTCGGCAGCACGGGCAGGCGCAGGCGCGCGGTCTGGGCGGCCTGCCGCTCCGCGAAGTCGCCGCGGCGGAACGCGTCCTCCGGCAGCGCCGCGAGCCGGTCCCGCACGTCGCGGCGCACCACGCCCGGCGCCTGGGCGCGGCTGCGGCGCGCGTCAGCGGCGGCGAGCAGCTCGGCGTGCACGGCCTCACGGCCCTCGCGCAGCCCGGTCGCGAGCGTGACGACCTCGCCGACCTTCTGGTCGGCGAACGCCAGCCAGGACCGCAGCGTCGGGTCGAGCGCCGGCTCGTCGTCGACGTCGTGCGGCACGTGGAACAGCGAGGTGGACGTCGCGACGGAGACCTGCGCGGCGCCCAGCGTCTCGAGTCCCTCCAGCGTCGCCAGCGCGGCGTCGAGGTCGGCGCGCCAGATGTTGTGCCCGTCGACCACGCCGCCGACCAGCAGCTTCGACCCGAGCCCGGGGACGTCGCCCGCCGGGGCCGCGCCGCGCACCAGGTCGAGCGCGAGGCCGTCGACGTCGGACGCGGCGAGCACGGGCAGCGCGTCGCCGAGGTCGCCGTAGGGCGCCGCCACGAGCAGGGCGGGGCGCTCGGACGCGGGGAGGTCCGTGGCGAGGGCGCGGTACGCGTCCGCCGCGGCGGCGAGCAGCCGGTCCGCGGGCACCCCCGTCGAGTCCGACACCAGCGCGGGCTCGTCCAGCTGCACCCACGTCGCCCCCGCCGCGGCGAGGTCCCGCAGCAGCGCCGCGTAGACGGGCAGCACGTCCGGCAGCCGGTCGATCGGCAGGAAGTCCTCCGGGGAGCCCTCCGCCGGCTTCGACAGCGCCAGGAACGTGACCGGGCCGACGAGGACCGGCCGGGTCAGGACGCCCTCCTCGAGGCCCTCCGCGAGCTCGCGGACCGGGCGGTCACCCGCGTAGCGGAACGCCGTCGTCGGGCCGATCTCCGGCACCAGGTAGTGGTAGTTCGAGTCGAACCACTTCGTCATCTCGAGCGGCAGGTCGGCGCCGCGGCCGCGCGCGACCGTCGAGTACCCCGCGAGGTCCAGGCCGCCGTCGGCGGTGAGCAGGTCCGCGAACCGCTCCGGCACGGCGCCGAGCACCGCGGCGGTGTCGAGCACGTGGTCGTAGAACGAGAACGCGCTCGGGATGGCCGGCAGCCGGGTGTCGAGCCCGAGGCCCGCGAGCCGCTCGCGGGTGCGGCGGCGCAGCCCGGCGGCGGTCGCCTCCAGCTCGTCGGCGGTCGTGCGGCCGGCCCAGAACGCCTCGATGGCCTTCTTGAGCTCGCGGCGCGGCCCGATCCGGGGGTAGCCCAGGACGGTGCCGGCGGGGAACGGGTGGGTCAGGTGGGTCATCTCTCGCCTCAGGTGGTCGGGACGGGGGTCGGGGTCGAGGGCGCGCCGGTCGCGACCCGGCTGTGCGCCCGGGGTGCGTCGCCGCCCAGGCCCGCGCCCTCGAGCAGGTCGAGCGCCGGGCCGTGCTGGTTGAACGTGTAGAGGTGGACGCCGGGCGCGCCGCCGTCGAGCACCCGGGCGACCAGGTCCACGCCGAGGCGCGTGCCCGCCCGGTGCCGCCGGGCGACCTCCGCGGGGTCGTCCGGGTCGAAGGCGTCGAGCACCTCGAGGACGGACGCGGGCACGGCCACGCCGGTGAGCTGCTGCACGCGCCGCAGCCGGGCGGGGTCGGTCGTGGGGATGATCCCCGGGACCACCGGGATCGTGACGCCGGCGTCCCGCGCCAGGGCGACCAGCTCCGCGTACGACTCGGCGTCGTAGAACACCTGGGTGATCGCGAAGTCCGCGCCGGCCTGCTGCTTGGCGAGCAGCGCCGCGACGTCCTGCTCGCGGGTGCTTCCGGACCCGGCGTTGCCGCGCGGGAACGCCGCGACCGCGACGGACAGCGGCCGGGTCGCGGCACGGACCGCCTGCGCCGGGCTGGACGCGCACCGCCGCGCCTCGACCTCCCGCAGCAGCGCCACCAGGGCGCTCGCGGTCGGCAGCCCGTCGGGGTGCGGCGCCCACGACCCGTCGGCGGGCGGGTCGCCGCGCAGGGCCAGGAACGCGCGCACGCCCTCGTCGAGGAACTCCTCGACCGTCCGCTCCAGCTCGTCGCGGGACGTCGCGACGCAGGTCAGGTGCGCGATCGGGGTCAGGGACGTCTCGCGGAGCAGGCGCCGCACCAGCGCGCGCGTGGTCTGCCGGGTGCTGCCCGACGCCCCGTAGGTCACCGACACGAAGTCGGGCCGCGCGCCGGCGAGGTGGCGGACGGTCTCCCACAGCCGCGGGGCGGCGTCGGGGTTCCGCGGCGGGAACAGCTCGAACGACACCGTGGGCCGGTCGACGGCACCCAGGCCGTCGGACACGACGTCGTCGCCGGCCGGCGGGACGGGTGCGGGTGCAGGGGTGCCGCTCATCGCTTCGCTCCATCGATCCTGGCGGAAGCACCCTCACCCTCTCGCGAGGGGGGTTGCTGCGACGTCGACGAGCCAGGTCTCTCGGTCGCTCTGGATGGTGCCGCCACGATAGGACGCGCCGGGCCCGCCGTCCACTGCCCCTGACGCGTCACCGACCGGGTCGGCGCCGGGCCGTTGACACCCTCTCCGGGACGGTCCTACGTTCGGCTGGTCGCGGCGCCCACCGGCACGAAGCCGCGGCTGCCCGGAACGGGCGCTCCGCCACCGCACCACCCGCACGCCTCCCGGCACCTCCCACGGACAGTCCGCACCGACTCGTCCTGGAGGTCCTCGCATGCGCACCACCCCCGACGACACCGTCGCTCCCGACCCGTCCGCCACCGACCCGGGCGCTACCGACCCGGGCGCCGACCCGGGCCCGGCGCCCGCGCCCGCCCGCGCGTCCCGCCGCGCGCTCCTGCGCACCGGAGGGGCCGGCCTCCTGGCGTCGGCCGTCGCGCTCGGCGCGGCCCGGACGGCGTCCGCCGCCTCCCCGGTCGCCGCGGGCCCGCGCCGGCCGGCGCGGGCGCCCGCACCACCGGCACCGTGGCCACGGTCGCCGACCTGAAGCGTCTCCAGCCCACCGCGGGCGCCGTCGTCCTCGTCGCGGGGTACGCCGCGCCGGGCGACGGCGGCGGGATGGTGACCCGGTGGGACGCCGCCGCCACCGCGGACGCGAACGGTGGCACGGTGATCGCCTCGGAGCGACGGTCGCGCGGCCGCTGGCTGCTCGTCCACGACGGCGTGCTCGACTTCCGGCAGCTCGGCGTCCTGGACGCGAGCACGCCGGCGGACGACGCGCTCGACGCGATGGTCGGCGACCCGGCGGTGCACCGCATCGAG is a window encoding:
- the gcvP gene encoding aminomethyl-transferring glycine dehydrogenase encodes the protein MTPLESLPTDVRTAPRDAAPAVPAVTDAARGFADRHVGPRPTDTDAMLRHVGDGWPSLDALVDAAVPASIRTGRPLALPEARGESEVLAALRSIADKNTVLTQMIGLGYHDTVTPPVIRRNVLESPAWYTAYTPYQPEISQGRLEALLNFQTVVSDLTALPVANASLLDEATAVAEAVALMHRAAKGRAGVVLLDADCLPQTLAVTLGRAQAAGLAVRVADLTAGLPDLGDEALVGLVLQAPGASGAVRDLAPLVAAAKDAGALVTVAADLLSLTLLTPPGELGADIAVGSAQRFGVPLFYGGPHAAYMAVRTGLERSLPGRLVGVSVDADGAPAYRLALQTREQHIRREKATSNICTAQALLAIVASMYAVHHGPDGLREIAERVHARAASLAAGLRAGGVEVEHAAFFDTVRAVVPGRARAVVAAAAARGINVWAADDDHVQVACDEVTTERQVAQVLAAFADAGPLAPGTPAAPDADPAIPGALRRTSAYLTHPVFHRYRSETAMLRYLRALSDKDLALDRTMIPLGSCTMKLNATVEMEAISWPGFAGLHPFVPAEQAAGYAELIGDLAGWLAEITGYAAVSVQPNAGSQGEFAGLLAIRGYHEGRRGEALAAGAAPEDVPVRDVCLIPASAHGTNAASAALAGMRVVVVATAEDGSVQLDDLRAKLEQHGPRVAAIMITYPSTHGVYEEDVREVCDLVHEAGGQVYIDGANLNALVGLARPGEFGGDVSHLNLHKTFCIPHGGGGPGVGPIGVAAHLVPYLPATDVVLGEGAALAGGSAPAVSAAPFGSAGILPISWAYVALMGGDGLRRATETAVLSANYLASRLAPHFPVLYTGPAGLVAHECILDLRGITKQTGVTAEDVAKRLMDYGFHAPTLSFPVAGTLMVEPTESEDLAELDRFVDALVAIRGEIDAVAAGRWPVADSPLRNAPHTAAAVTADAWEHPYGRELAAYPVASLRAGKYWPPVRRIDGAHGDRNLVCSCPPVEAYAEGETL
- the gcvT gene encoding glycine cleavage system aminomethyltransferase GcvT; translation: MPDLPVVEAPATDAAGDTVLSPLHAEHEALGATMTPFAGWMMPLRYAGDLAEHQAVRTAAGLFDLSHMGELHVDGPGAGAGLDRALVGNISGLAVGRARYTMITAEDGGILDDLIVYRLADESFLVVANAANVAVVRDELAGRLTGADASLTDRTLETALVAVQGPRAAEIVTGLVADPDEAAAVRDVRYYAAVRATVDGVPALVARTGYTGEDGFELFVPADAAPGLWRDLLEAGRPVGLVPAGLSARDSLRLEAGMPLYGNELDRTTTPHDAGLGRVVRLDKTTPDGEPLPFVGREALAARAHATPSRVLVGLIGLGRRAARHGHEVLTGTDPGAATVGRVTSGAPSPTLGTPIAMAYVTPEVSAPGTELAVDVRGRREPVRVVELPFYRRS
- the gcvH gene encoding glycine cleavage system protein GcvH, translating into MSDVPATLQYTAEHEWIDGEAPATVGITKNAADALGDIVYLELPTVGSEIAAGAVVGEVESTKSVSELFSPVSGTVVEVNQAAVDEPSVVNADPYGEGWLFRVDVTGTGALLSAEEYAASITD
- a CDS encoding helix-turn-helix transcriptional regulator — protein: MATLELAPTTAISILGEPLTTRERVVLAELSEDVTLEDIARRLFVTRNTVKSQVRSVYRKIGVSTRAEAVAWAHAAGIR
- a CDS encoding LysR family transcriptional regulator, which gives rise to MDDAPAAGRRAPLGALELLDAVDAHGSLSAAARALGLAQPSVSTGLRRLERQTGLTLLTRSASGTRLTPAGVALLARARDVLAASDALEREVVALRTAQQGRVRVAASLSVAEYLVPGWLASRPAGSPVVDLVVANSRDVMDAVLHGRADLGFVEGPDVEDGLEARALGEDELVVVVAPGHPWARRRRPLTAEELASAPLAVREAGSGTRAVLERALAASGHALAGSPAQLGSTSAVKNVVRGGGPAAVLSRLTVADEIARGDLRVVPVEGVDLRRTLRVVWARSRRPSTAARDLAEHVLREARRRAGA
- a CDS encoding YeiH family protein translates to MTRPQPTDRPALADPRAAASPATTGGPPASSLAAARRLAPGIAAAVAVAALCVGLTTVVPVLPGLLVAIALGAVARSAGAVPASLEPGLAWTSRRLLRAGVVLLGLQLSLGDLLGLGAREVAVLLVTVAATFSATLWLGPRLGVGRALTLLVATGFSICGAAAVAGMSPVADADEEDVATAVALVTVYGSLAIVALPLLAGVLGLTDRTAGLWAGMSVHEVAQVVAAAGTVSAAALAVAVVAKLARVLLLAPLVAGVGVVRRRAGGAVAGPGRRAPLVPLFVAGFVVAVLVRSAGLVPDAVLPAVKPVTTLALGAAMTALGTQIHVGRLVRTGGRPLALGAASTVVAAAVSLGGLLLVG
- a CDS encoding (deoxy)nucleoside triphosphate pyrophosphohydrolase — translated: MTPPVLVVAAALVDDLDDPRALLAARRRSPVSLAGRWEFPGGKVEPGEEPEAALHRELREELGVTVELGTELAGPDEGCWRLTDRYTMRLWLARVDAGEPEPLVEHDELRWLRRGEWLTVPWLDADVRIVSALAAATEGAGRLPTVP
- a CDS encoding Hsp20/alpha crystallin family protein, coding for MATRFDPFQEMDRLMGQVLGSQRAAASMPMDLYRAGDHYVLHVDLPGADPGSIDVSVDDRTLTIRAQRTARTEDGVQWLAKERPVGTYARQLTVGRGLDLDAIHASYADGVLTLTIPVAEEAKPRRIEVRTGETPATIEATADAQHADA